A genomic segment from Pristiophorus japonicus isolate sPriJap1 chromosome 16, sPriJap1.hap1, whole genome shotgun sequence encodes:
- the LOC139226812 gene encoding protein phosphatase 1 regulatory subunit 27-like — protein sequence MKYNSTLSRYAVPSASLKPARTVRFPNDIVFQDHIRQGDLEQVGRFIRARKVKLDTLYLSGMAALHEAVLSGNLDCVKLLIKYGADVHQRDENGWTPLHMACSDGHTDIAKYLLSQGAQVDMVNDDGEVPNDLIDPEDIKLRVLFALRGAV from the exons ATGAAATACAACTCGACCCTGTCCAGGTACGCCGTCCCTTCGGCCAGCCTCAAGCCCGCCCGCACCGTGCGCTTCCCCAATGACATCGTCTTCCAGGATCACATCCGCCAGGGTGACCTCGAGCAGGTTGGGCGCTTCATCAGAGCAAGAAAGGTGAAGCTGGACACCTTATACCTGTCGG GAATGGCAGCTCTGCACGAAGCCGTGCTGTCCGGGAACCTGGACTGTGTAAAACTGCTCATCAAATACGGGGCTGATGTTCACCAGAGAGACGAGAACGGCTGGACACCTCTACACATGGCCTGCAGCGATGGACACACAGACATTGCAAA ATACCTGCTCTCCCAGGGAGCCCAGGTGGACATGGTGAATGATGACGGTGAGGTGCCCAATGACCTCATTGACCCTGAAGACATCAAACTACGGGTGCTGTTTGCGCTGAGAGGGGCCGTTTGA